CAGGTCCAGTTCGATGACCGGGCGCGCGGTGTAGCTCTTCTCGTCATCCTCGTCGACATCACCGGCGCGGCGCTTGATCTTGCTGATGCGGGCAAGAGGGCGCTCGATGGGGTGCGCGTGGGCATCGTCGATGGCCAGGTAGAAACGCACCCAGCGCTCGCCGTCGCGCTTGAAGCGCTCGATGTCGCGGGCGCTGAGCGAGGCGGTCTGGGCGCCGGTGTCGAGCTTGGCGGCCACTTCCACGTCGATGTCGAGGCTGACGTATTCGTTGAGCCCATAGATGGTTTTGTCCGCGGCGATAGCGTGGCAAGACAGCGCCAGCAGGCAGGGCAGAGTCGTTAGGAAATGAAGTCTCATGGGTCCTTGAATAGATGAAGCGATGGACGATCCATGCGCCATTGAAGACGGCCCCCAGGCCGCTGCTGCAGCGGCCTGGGGGCGAAATGAGGCGAAGTCTAGCATGGCCTGCAAAGGCGCCGACAGTCGCTTGTATGGCGTGGTGCGGGGGGCAATAGGTATCGGGTGGCAGGGCGGTACCCGACAGATACCCGCCCTGCAGGGCGATGCCTGCGCCTCAGGCCATTGCCTGCTGGCGTGCCGGGTCGTTCTTCAGCGCCTCGAACTCGGCGAAGGACACCAGACGCTGGCGCTCGGCGTCCCATAGTTTGAGGTTCAGGCAGCGCCAGATGTCCCGCGGATGCAGGGATGTGACGATGGGTGACTGCAGGGCGGGAATCGCCGCCATGGCTTCTGGCAGGCGATAGAACGGGATGCTCGAATTGGCGTGGTGCACGTGATGGTAGCCGATATTGGCGGTGAACCAGGCCATCAGCGGCCCGGTGCGCATGTAGCTCGAGGAATGTACGGCAGTGGCGGTGTAGTTCCATTGCTCTGGCGTCAGGTAGCGAGCGCCGGGAAAATTGTGCTGGCAATAGAACATGTACACACCCAGCGCCGAGCCGACCAGATGCGGCACCAGCAGCGCGAACAGCAGGATGTCCGCTGCGTTGATCGCCAGAAAGGCCACGCTGCCGATATTCAGGCCCAGGGCCAGCAGAGCCCAGGGGCGATGGCGCGGCTGGGTGAGCAGCGACACCACGCAGATGCTGAACACGAAGATGGTCTGCGAACCCAGCAGGATCATCAGGGGATGGCGGGCGATCCGGTAGCGCAGGCGTTTCCAGCTGTCGGCCCGCTGATATTCATCGGTGGACAGCAACGGGAAGGTACCCAGGTCGGTGTGGGTCGACAACAATGGCCAACGGCCGTTTTCCGCGCCCACGTACTGGCAGCTGTGGCCGTGGTGGTAGTCGTGTGACTGGCGCCACAGGCCGGGCGGTGCCATGAGCAGCAGGCCGAAAGCCTTGAAGAACAGCGCGGCGAATCGCGAGCCGCGCAGGAAGGCGCCGTGCATGTAGTCGTGGTACAGCACGAACAGGCGGACCACGGCCAGGCCCAGCAGCACACCCGACAGCAGGCGCAACGGCCACGGCAGCGCGGCCACGGCGCCTGCGCTGAACGAGGCGATCACCGCCAGGGTGGTGAAGAAATGCCGCCAGCTGGTGAAGCGGTTCTCCTGAGTGAAGGGCTGGGTCTGGCCCAGGATGTCCTTGGCGTACTGGCGCAATTGCTCGGCGTCCATGGCATCGGTGGGCCAGGGCGCTGGACAGCTCGCTGGCGCTTGCTCGGTTGCTTTGCTCATGTCAGGTCCTCAGGCCAGGGCCGCTTCGCTGGTGGCCGCCGTGTTGTCCGGCAGCGGCTCGCGGTGTTGCCATGGGCGGGCTTGCTCCAGCTGCGCCGCCAACCGGAACAGCAGGGCTTCTTCGCCAGCGGCCGCGCTGAACATCAGGCCGATCGGCAGGCCCGCGGCGTTCCAGTGCAGCGGCAAGGAAATAGCCGGTTGGCCAGAGGCGTTCTGCAGGGCAGTGAAGGGGCTGTAGTCGACGATCGGCGCGTAGGCTTTCTCCAGATCCTGTTCGTGGATGTCTATGCAGCCATTGCGCAATGGTGGCGTGGCCAGGGTCGGGGTCAGCCAGCAGTCGTAGCGCAGGTGAAACTGGGCCATCTGCCGGCCGACCTGTTGCGCCACCAGCTCGGCCAACTGGTATTCCACCGCGCTGACGGCCAGCCCTCGCTGATGCACGGCCTGGGTCAGGCCTTCGAGCTCGTGGGGCTGCGGGCGCCGCCCCAGTTGCATGGCCATCAGCTCCACCGCGAAAGCGATCCCGGAAAACCACAGCGTGGCGAAGGCCTGATCGAACGTCGCAGCGTCGATCTCCGGCTGCGCCTGCTCGACCTCATGGCCCAGGGCCTCGAGCAGCGCTGCAGTGCGTTCCACGGCCTCGACGCAGTCGGCGTGCAGGGGGCGGCCATAAAGGTCGACGGGGGAAAAGGCGATGCGCAGCCGCCCGGGCTGCCGCCGGGTTTCGTCGAGAAAGGCACCGCTCACCGGCGGCGCCCGGTAGGGGTCGCCGGGTACCGCGCCGTGCGTGGCATCGAGCAGCGCAGCGCTGTCACGCACGCTGCGGGTCAGCACGTGTTCGTCGAGCAGCCCGCTGAGCAGTTCACCGAAGTCCGGGGCCATGGAGTTGCGTGCCCGGGTGGGCTTGAGCCCCACCAGGCCGCAACACGACGCCGGGATGCGAATCGAGCCGCCGCCATCGTTGCCATGGGCGGCCGGTACCATGCGCGCGGCCACCGCAGCTGCTGCGCCACCACTTGAGCCGCCGGTGGAATAGGCGAGGTTCCAGGGGTTGCGTGCCGCACCGTAGTAGTCGCTCTCGGTGGTCGGCAGGATGCCGAACTCCGGGGTATTGGTCTTGCCGACGAACACCAGGCCGGCACGGCGAAAGCGCGCCACCAGCTCGCAGTCCTGGGTCATCAGGCGATCGTGCAGCAGGCGCGAAGACAGCCGCGACGGCATGCCACGGCAGTCGCCGAGGATGTCCTTGAGCAGGAAAGGGACGCCGTGCAGGGGGCCCTGGGCGGCGACGGGTGTGTCGAGCGACTGGCGTGCCAGGTCGTAGGCCTTGTGGACCACCGCGTTGACGGCGGGGTTGCAGGTTTCGATGCGGCGTATCGCCGCCTCGAGCACCTCGTGGGCGCCGACCTGCCTGTTGCAGATCAGCTCGGCCAGGCCGATGGCGTCGTATTGCGGGTATTCGCTGAAAGACACTGGGCTTCCCTCCGTACGCCGTCACCGGTCTGCAGAGGATCGACGCATGGGCGCGATCCGGGCACGACAAGGGCGCAACTATCATTGAATCCAGAGGCATCGGCGATCCGCCGTGACAGCCGGGGAGGGCTGTGGCGTGGTGGACCGACGCTGCACGGGGCGGGCACTCGGGAGCCATTATTGGAGGCCGTTTCGTGTCGTCGGTATACGCCGTATGGAGTATTCCTTTCGTGACCTCCCTTTCACAGGATGGTGGCGCATGGAAATGCACACGAAGCGTCTAGAGAGCACGCTCTCGACCATGGCGCTGAAGGATTCCGCATGAGCGAGAGCATAATAAATGGCGCAGATTAAGCAGGATGGTGACGGTTTCCTTTACACCCATTTTTCCGAATGCCTGAGACACCACGCGCGAGCCACGCCGGATCGGCTCGCCTACCGCTTTCTCGCCGATGGCGAAGATGGCCTAACCATCACTTTCGCCGAGTTGGATACGGCAGTACGCGCCCTGGCGGCGCTGCTGCAGGCGCGCTACAGCCCCGGCGAGCGGGTGCTGATCCTGCTACGTCCCGGGCTCGGTTATGTCACCGCTTTCATGGGGTGTCTGTACGCCGGGTTGGTGGCGGTGCCGGCCTACCCGCCGGGGGCCACCAAGACCCTGGGTCGTCTGGAGGGCATTCTCACCGACTGCCAGCCAGTGGCCGCCCTGGTGGCTGGCGGAGATGTGAGTGAAATCGCCGCCAGCCTCGCCGCAGTGGCGCCGCAGACGGAGGTTCTCGACCTCGATAAGCTGGATGTGCGGCATGCCGAAGGTTGGCAGCCCGTCGCGGGGCTGCGCAGTGATCCAGCCTTCCTGCAGTACACCTCGGGCTCTACCGGCAACCCGAAGGGCGTGATCATCAGCCACGGTAACCTGATCCATAACTCGCAGTGCATCAGCGATACCTTCGGCATCTCCCCGGACAGCCATATCGGCAGCTGGTTACCGCCTTACCACGACATGGGGCTGATCGGCGGCATTCTGCAGGCCCTGTATGTCGGCTGCTCGGCTACCCTGATGACGCCTATCGCCTTCCTGCAGCGCCCCCTGCGTTGGCTGCAGATGATCAGTCGCTACCGGGTCACGGTCAGTGGCGGCCCCAACTTCGCTTATGAACTGTGCGCCCGCAAGGTGCGCGACGAAGACCTGCAATCACTGGATCTGAGTTGCTGGGCCGTGGCCTACAATGGCGCCGAGCAGGTTCGGGCCAGGACCTTGCACGCCTTCGCCGACAAATTCGCTGCCTGTGGCCTGCAGGCTGGCGCGCTGTTTCCCTGCTATGGCCTGGCCGAAGGGACCTTGCTGGTGACCGGCAACGGCCTGGCCCGCGGCGCGATCGTGCGCAGCTTTCATGCCGACCTGCTGGAGCACAATCGCGCGGTGCCGCTGGCGGTCGGGCAGCCGGTCGAGGGGCGGGCACGCACCCTGGTCAGCAGCGGGCGGCCGACCCCGGGGCTGGAGCCTTTCATCTGTGATCCCGACAGCGAGCGCCGCCTGGGCGACGGGCAGGTCGGCGAGATCTGCATTGTTGGTCACAGCGTCTCTGCCGGCTACTGGCAGCGGCCGGACAGCACCGCCGAGGCATTCCGGCCCGCGCACGTGCAGCAGACCCCCTGGCCGCGATTCTTTCGCACCGGTGACCTGGGCTTCATGTTGGAGGGCGAGCTGTACGTCAGTGGCCGAGTGAAGGATCTGATCATCCTCAATGGCGTCAATCACCACCCGGGCGACATCGAGTGCTCGGTGTTGCGCGCCCATGAAGGCTTCAGGCCCGACGGCGCAGCGGCGTTCAGCATCGAAACGGACGACGGCGAGCAGTTGGTGGTGGTTCAGGAGGTGGAGCGCCGCGCGGTACGCGGGCTGGACGTGGTCAAGGTGCTGGCCGAGATTCGCGCCGCGCTGTGGCAGCAGCACCGTTTGGCACAGCCCTGGCTGCTCTTGGTGAGTGGCGGCACGCTGCCGCGAACCTCCAGTGGCAAGGTGCGTCGGCAGGACTGCCGGCGCCTGTTTGGCGCCTATCTGCAGGCGTTGGCGGCAGGCGAAACGGCACCCCTGCAGCAGCGGGTGATCGCGGTGGAGCAGGGCGGGCAACAGCGTGTCGAGCCGGGATCGCAGCACCAGGAGCTGGCGGTATGAGGCCCCATCTCGCGCTGGAGCTCGCCCAGCGTCAGCCGATGTTCTTTGCGCTGCATGGGTTTCACGGGCAGCGCCCGCAGCCCCTGAAAAGTCGACTATTGCCACTGTTCCCGGTGGACCGTGAGCAACGCCAGACGCTCAGTCGCGTGCTCAACGCAATCACCTCGGCGACCACCATCACCGAGTTGAAAGCGCGCACCCAGCAGGCGCTGCCGCTGTTGCTGCCCTGCGAGAACTTCGTGTTCGCCTGCGGTCATGTAAAAGCCCACCGGGTGTTCATCAAGCACCTGATTTCCGCTGATGCGGTTTCGGAGAACTATCTGCAGGACATCGTCGGGCCGGACGGCATGGTTCCGCCCTTGTGCCTCGATCCGCTCGAGCACTGCGGCCTGCCGAAGTTTACCTCGGTGTCGGCCCTGGACAGCGACATCGACCAGATCTGGGCGAGCATCTTTCGCCGCTACGGCATTCGCAATTTGGCCTGGATGGTTCTGCCCTGTCTGCACCGCAACGCCTTCTCGGCGTACTTCTTCCAGAACCTGCCTGCGTCGGTGATCCAGGAGTGCAAGGTGCGCATGGCCTTGCTCACCCCCTATGTGCACATCGCCCTCAACCGTACCCTCGGCGCCCGCCGGCTGCTCCAGCAATCGGGCAGCAAGGGCCGGGCGCACTGCCTGGCGCTGCTGTCCACTCGCGAAGTCGAGATTGCCCGCTGGGTGGCGCGGGGCAAGACCAATTGGGAGATCGGACAGATTCTGCACATCAGCGACAAGACCGTGAAAACCCACATGCAGAACATCTTCTCCAAGCTGCAGGCCACCAGCCGAGCGCAGATCGCTGCGCTGTTCGCGGACGCCTGAGCCGCGGCGCACTACTCCCCATGGAGTATTGAGGCACACTCGCCAAGAGCGGAGCATCGAACCTGCGCACAGCCACCGGCTAGCGCGTGAAACCAAGCAGGATGCATGTGCCGGCCCCCGGCGGGGCCGTGCACTCTGGAGGTCAAGGTGCACATCGACGATATAACCACGGCCGTGATCGATACCCTGGCCAGGATGCTGGACATCGAGTCCACCGCCCTCGACCGTGAGCGTTCGTTTCACGAAATGGGGCTGGATTCGGTGCTGCTGGTCGGGTTATCCGCCGAATTCGAGGATCGCTTCGGCGTTTCGCTGGACCCGGAATTCGCCTACCAGCACGACAGCGTGCACAAGATCAGCCAGCACCTGCATGGCCTGCTGAACGAAGAGGTGGCATACGGATGAGCCTCTCGCTGATCAACCGAACCCGCCAGGAACTGCTCGACTTCGTCGGCCTCGACGAAACCATCGTCAGTGCCAGCGGCACGCAGCTGGTAACCGCGGCAGGCCAGACCCTGATCGATTTCGTCGGCCAGTTCGGTGCGGTGCCTTTCGGCTACGCCCCGCAGCGCCTCGTCGAGGCGGCTACGGCCTTTCTCGCCTCGCCGCAGCCGACGTTCGTGCAGCCGTTGCTCAACCCGGTGGTCGAGGCCCTGGCCCGACGGCTGATCGAGGTCGCACCCGGCGAGATGGCCCGGGTGACCTTCACCACCAGCGGCGCGGAAACCGTGGAAGCGGCGATCAAGCTGGTGCGCGCCGCCACGGGCCGCGAGCTGGTGGTTGGCACCCTGAGCGGGTTTCACGGCAAAACCCAGGGCGCCGTGGGGGTGACCGGCAAGGCGATCTACCGTGAATCCTTCCAGATCCGCACCGATGGCTACGCCCATGTGCCCTATGGCGACCTGGCTGCCCTCGAGGCGTTGTTGCGTGAACAGCGGGTGGCAGCCTTCTTCGTCGAAGCCGTCCAGGGTGAGGCCGGCATGGTCACCCCGCCGGACGGCTATCTGCTGGGTGCCCAGCAGCTGTGTCGGCAATACGGTGCGCTGTTCGTGCTCGACGAGATCCAGACCGGCCTGGGCCGTACGGGCACATTGTTCGCGGCCAGCGCCCATGGCCTGAATCCGGATGTGTTGCTGCTGGCCAAGGCCCTGGGTGGCGGCCTGGTGCCGCTCGGCGCCTGCCTGTATGCCGAACGCTGCTGGAGCCGCGACTTCGACCGCCACCACAGCTCCACCTTTGCCATGAACGGCTTTACCGCCAGCGTTGGCCTGGCAGTGCTCGATCAGCTCGCCGCCGATGACGCTGCCGTGGTCAAGCAGGCCGCTGCGCGCGGCAGCTACCTGCGTGACGGCCTGCAAGGCCTGCTGGCGCGCTATCCCCAGGTATTCGCCGGCCTCGATGGCCGCGGCCTGATGCTGGGGCTGAAATTTCGCCGTTGGTCAGGCGAGCGGCTGTACAGCTTCTCGCTGGCCAGCGCCTTTGGCGCGCTGGTGCCGATCGTCTGCGGTTACCTGAAGTCGCGCCATGGCGTGTACTGCCTGCCGACGCTCAGCGAAGGCAACGTGCTGCGTATCCAGCCATCGTTCGTCATCAGCGAGGCGCAAATCGACCAGTTGCTGACCGGCCTTGGCGCTGCTGCAGAACTGATTGCCCAGGGCCTGCACCATCGCCTGATCCTCGAGGCCCACGGCTTTGCCAACCCGCAGGGCGTGCCCGGCCGCGCCAGCCAGCCTGTCGCGAAGCCGCGCGCTGGCGGCGGGCGCTGCCTCGGACGGTTCGCCTTTCTGCTGCACCCGACCACCCCGCAAAGCGTCAACGGCGACCGCATCGTCGAGGCGCTCGGCGTCTCGGCCGAGGAAAAAGGCTTCATGCAGCAATGGCTGGACGACTTTTCCGAGTGGGCCAAACCGGACCTGGATGCAGGTGTGTCCTACCACGCCGAGCGTGTCTACAACGCCGCGGGTGATTACGTCGAAGGTTGGCTGGTCGGCAGCCTGCTGCAACCGCGCGACCTGATGCGCCTGAGCCTGGG
Above is a genomic segment from Pseudomonas argentinensis containing:
- a CDS encoding fatty acid desaturase family protein, which encodes MSKATEQAPASCPAPWPTDAMDAEQLRQYAKDILGQTQPFTQENRFTSWRHFFTTLAVIASFSAGAVAALPWPLRLLSGVLLGLAVVRLFVLYHDYMHGAFLRGSRFAALFFKAFGLLLMAPPGLWRQSHDYHHGHSCQYVGAENGRWPLLSTHTDLGTFPLLSTDEYQRADSWKRLRYRIARHPLMILLGSQTIFVFSICVVSLLTQPRHRPWALLALGLNIGSVAFLAINAADILLFALLVPHLVGSALGVYMFYCQHNFPGARYLTPEQWNYTATAVHSSSYMRTGPLMAWFTANIGYHHVHHANSSIPFYRLPEAMAAIPALQSPIVTSLHPRDIWRCLNLKLWDAERQRLVSFAEFEALKNDPARQQAMA
- a CDS encoding aminotransferase class III-fold pyridoxal phosphate-dependent enzyme, which translates into the protein MSLSLINRTRQELLDFVGLDETIVSASGTQLVTAAGQTLIDFVGQFGAVPFGYAPQRLVEAATAFLASPQPTFVQPLLNPVVEALARRLIEVAPGEMARVTFTTSGAETVEAAIKLVRAATGRELVVGTLSGFHGKTQGAVGVTGKAIYRESFQIRTDGYAHVPYGDLAALEALLREQRVAAFFVEAVQGEAGMVTPPDGYLLGAQQLCRQYGALFVLDEIQTGLGRTGTLFAASAHGLNPDVLLLAKALGGGLVPLGACLYAERCWSRDFDRHHSSTFAMNGFTASVGLAVLDQLAADDAAVVKQAAARGSYLRDGLQGLLARYPQVFAGLDGRGLMLGLKFRRWSGERLYSFSLASAFGALVPIVCGYLKSRHGVYCLPTLSEGNVLRIQPSFVISEAQIDQLLTGLGAAAELIAQGLHHRLILEAHGFANPQGVPGRASQPVAKPRAGGGRCLGRFAFLLHPTTPQSVNGDRIVEALGVSAEEKGFMQQWLDDFSEWAKPDLDAGVSYHAERVYNAAGDYVEGWLVGSLLQPRDLMRLSLGRRRKLLDNYLATVAELGVDFVGLGAYTSVISNAGEDVRNERFHTTTGNSLTAMVGVDALVSTCANRGAPLAKRLTGVIGAYGSVGRLASLRLGQYAEHLVLLGNAANRGAMQALKRVGGELYRAALQALLAGQRRGIARSLAAALPPGQSLEALLARDCSEEQGLCALFDEVDALVRGTGTLAPLSIDSDLERWLPRLDALLSATSNGSAFIDSQRLRSNAVICDCAQPPDIGRSSLADRPDVCVIEGGLIQMPERGQRFGNQNLTDLPTGVTFACLAETLVLTMAGKRRDYSVGKRPSLEDAEEIFELALGLGFAPVVEQPVEKAG
- a CDS encoding LuxR C-terminal-related transcriptional regulator yields the protein MRPHLALELAQRQPMFFALHGFHGQRPQPLKSRLLPLFPVDREQRQTLSRVLNAITSATTITELKARTQQALPLLLPCENFVFACGHVKAHRVFIKHLISADAVSENYLQDIVGPDGMVPPLCLDPLEHCGLPKFTSVSALDSDIDQIWASIFRRYGIRNLAWMVLPCLHRNAFSAYFFQNLPASVIQECKVRMALLTPYVHIALNRTLGARRLLQQSGSKGRAHCLALLSTREVEIARWVARGKTNWEIGQILHISDKTVKTHMQNIFSKLQATSRAQIAALFADA
- a CDS encoding acyl carrier protein; the protein is MHIDDITTAVIDTLARMLDIESTALDRERSFHEMGLDSVLLVGLSAEFEDRFGVSLDPEFAYQHDSVHKISQHLHGLLNEEVAYG
- a CDS encoding amidase, whose amino-acid sequence is MSFSEYPQYDAIGLAELICNRQVGAHEVLEAAIRRIETCNPAVNAVVHKAYDLARQSLDTPVAAQGPLHGVPFLLKDILGDCRGMPSRLSSRLLHDRLMTQDCELVARFRRAGLVFVGKTNTPEFGILPTTESDYYGAARNPWNLAYSTGGSSGGAAAAVAARMVPAAHGNDGGGSIRIPASCCGLVGLKPTRARNSMAPDFGELLSGLLDEHVLTRSVRDSAALLDATHGAVPGDPYRAPPVSGAFLDETRRQPGRLRIAFSPVDLYGRPLHADCVEAVERTAALLEALGHEVEQAQPEIDAATFDQAFATLWFSGIAFAVELMAMQLGRRPQPHELEGLTQAVHQRGLAVSAVEYQLAELVAQQVGRQMAQFHLRYDCWLTPTLATPPLRNGCIDIHEQDLEKAYAPIVDYSPFTALQNASGQPAISLPLHWNAAGLPIGLMFSAAAGEEALLFRLAAQLEQARPWQHREPLPDNTAATSEAALA
- a CDS encoding ATP-dependent zinc protease, which gives rise to MRLHFLTTLPCLLALSCHAIAADKTIYGLNEYVSLDIDVEVAAKLDTGAQTASLSARDIERFKRDGERWVRFYLAIDDAHAHPIERPLARISKIKRRAGDVDEDDEKSYTARPVIELDLCMGNVKRQIEVNLTDRSAFQYPLLIGSDALKRFDALVDPSLKYAAGKPDCSKAKSGE
- a CDS encoding fatty acyl-AMP ligase codes for the protein MAQIKQDGDGFLYTHFSECLRHHARATPDRLAYRFLADGEDGLTITFAELDTAVRALAALLQARYSPGERVLILLRPGLGYVTAFMGCLYAGLVAVPAYPPGATKTLGRLEGILTDCQPVAALVAGGDVSEIAASLAAVAPQTEVLDLDKLDVRHAEGWQPVAGLRSDPAFLQYTSGSTGNPKGVIISHGNLIHNSQCISDTFGISPDSHIGSWLPPYHDMGLIGGILQALYVGCSATLMTPIAFLQRPLRWLQMISRYRVTVSGGPNFAYELCARKVRDEDLQSLDLSCWAVAYNGAEQVRARTLHAFADKFAACGLQAGALFPCYGLAEGTLLVTGNGLARGAIVRSFHADLLEHNRAVPLAVGQPVEGRARTLVSSGRPTPGLEPFICDPDSERRLGDGQVGEICIVGHSVSAGYWQRPDSTAEAFRPAHVQQTPWPRFFRTGDLGFMLEGELYVSGRVKDLIILNGVNHHPGDIECSVLRAHEGFRPDGAAAFSIETDDGEQLVVVQEVERRAVRGLDVVKVLAEIRAALWQQHRLAQPWLLLVSGGTLPRTSSGKVRRQDCRRLFGAYLQALAAGETAPLQQRVIAVEQGGQQRVEPGSQHQELAV